Proteins encoded by one window of Salvia splendens isolate huo1 chromosome 14, SspV2, whole genome shotgun sequence:
- the LOC121764150 gene encoding uncharacterized protein LOC121764150: protein MHFSKRCNLLSVEAGLGCSKATVWRWVKAGLIRPHTSAIKPSLTAANKLLRLRFTVESLELDRILNKIKFRNMYNTIHIDEKWFHMTKGAQRFYLAPGDEEPHRTFCRPLFGVNGKVLFDGKIGIFPFTKQVPAKRSSKNRMAGTLETKPIESITKDVTRDFLINKILPAIIAKWPDGATKVLKIQQDNARPHIKDNDPAFKEAAQQSGFSISLVQQPPNSPDTNVNDLGWFRAIQSLQTQTACKNVDDLVNVVVQSFNDLQPQTLDNVFLSLQGCFMEIMKVQGHNSYKLPNIGKAHLRRTNQLPMDLEVPVELAMQAIAYLQDQGSNQGLEMIAQSLGL from the exons ATGCATTTCTCAAAGAGATGCAACCTCTTAAGTGTGGAAGCCGGTTTGGGTTGTTCAAAAGCCACTGTTTGGAGGTGGGTTAAGGCTGGCCTAATTAGGCCACACACATCAGCCATTAAGCCCAGCTTAACAGCTGCAAACAAGTTGTTGAGACTGAGATTCACAGTTGAATCTTTAGAACTAGACAGGATCTTGAACAAGATCAAGTTCAGGAACATGtacaacactatacacattgATGAAAAGTGGTTCCACATGACAAAAGGAGCTCAAAGATTCTATCTTGCTCCAGGAGATGAAGAACCTCATAGAACAT TTTGTAGGCCCTTGTTTGGTGTTAATGGTAAAGTCTTGTTTGATGGGAAAATTGGAATTTTTCCATTTACCAAACAAGTTCCAGCAAAAAGGTCAAGCAAGAACAGAATGGCAGGCACTTTGGAGACAAAACCCATAGAGAGTATCACAAAAGATGTGACCAGGGACTTCTTGATCAACAAG ATATTACCTGCCATCATAGCCAAGTGGCCTGATGGAGCAACTAAAGTTCTCAAGATACAACAAGACAATGCAAGACCACACATCAAAGACAATGATCCAGCTTTCAAAGAAGCTGCACAACAAAGTGGTTTCTCAATATCACTTGTGCAACAACCACCTAACTCTCCTGACACTAATGTCAATGATTTGGGTTGGTTTAGAGCAATACAATCACTGCAAACTCAGACTGCATGCAAAAATGTGGATGATTTAGTCAATGTAGTGGTGCAATCATTCAATGACTTACAACCACAGACTTTGGACAATGTTTTCCTAAGTCTTCAAGGCTGTTTCATGGAAATCATGAAAGTCCAGGGTCATAACAGCTACAAGCTGCCCAACATAGGGAAAGCACATTTAAGGAGAACTAATCAACTTCCAATGGATCTAGAAGTTCCAGTGGAGCTGGCTATGCAAGCAATTGCTTACCTGCAGGACCAAGGGAGCAATCAGGGATTGGAGATGATTGCTCAGTCATTAGGATTATGA
- the LOC121765471 gene encoding sterol 3-beta-glucosyltransferase UGT80A2-like: MDGSVDLDHHRTSPLPMEPPGGEATSSSSSTHLSVKFAKDVATASPPSNGRSNSSGGGEAVFTRVNTTPAKILNCGELESPSVLERSKTDGQRLYNILPEEAARIYDNQISVQEKLSLLNRIATVKHDGTVEFEVPVDVEPQILGIDTESVYNEVDEEPIDDTELQYIPPLQIVMLIVGTRGDVQPFVAIGKRLQDYGHRVRLATHSNFKEFVLSSGLEFYPLGGDPKVLAGYMVKNKGFLPSGPSEIPVQRNQMKEIIFSLLPACKEPDLDSGIPFKADAIIANPPAYGHIHVAEALKIPIHIFFTMPWTPTSEFPHPLSRVKQSAGYRLSYQIVDSLIWLGIRDMINDVRKKKLKLRPVTYLSGSQGTESDIPHGYIWSPHLVPKPKDWGPKIDVVGFCFLDLATNYEPPESLLNWLKAGPKPIYIGFGSLPVQEPAKMTKIIIEALETTQQRGIINKGWGGLGDLAEGKDFVYLLDNVPHDWLFLQCSAVVHHGGAGTTAAGLKAACPTTIIPFFGDQPFWGERVHARGVGPPPIPVDEFSLKKLVDAIKFMLDPKVKEQAIELAKAMQNEDGVSGAVNAFLKHLCRNLEPDRRSTKSSLFSVRSCFGCS; this comes from the exons ATGGATGGCTCCGTAGATCTAGATCATCACCGGACTTCGCCGCTGCCGATGGAACCCCCTGGAGGAGAAGCCACCTCTTCTTCCAGCTCCACTCACCTCTCCGTTAAGTTCGCCAAGGATGTCGCTACCGCTTCTCCCCCTTCCAATGGTCGCAGCAACTCTTCAG GGGGTGGAGAGGCGGTTTTCACTAGAGTGAATACTACGCCTGCAAAAATTTTGAATTGTGGGGAACTGGAGTCTCCTTCGGTGCTGGAACGGTCAAAGACTGATGGGCAAAGGCTTTACAATATACTCCCTGAAGAAGCTGCTCGGATTTATGACAACCAAATTTCTGTTCAGGAGAAg CTCAGCTTGTTGAACAGAATAGCTACTGTTAAACATGACGGAACTGTAGAGTTTGAAGTCCCAGTAGATGTTGAACCTCAAATTCTTGGAATTGATACTGAAAGTGTGTACAATGAAGTGGATGAAGAGCCTATTGATGATACAGAGCTGCAATATATTCCTCCATTGCAAATTGTAATGCTTATTGTTGGAACTCGTGGGGATGTACAGCCATTTGTGGCCATTGGAAAGCGACTACAG GATTATGGACATCGTGTAAGATTAGCTACTCATTCTAATTTCAAAGAGTTTGTCTTGTCTTCTGGGCTGGAATTCTATCCTCTTGGTGGTGATCCTAAAGTTCTTGCAGGAT ACATGGTTAAAAACAAAGGGTTTTTACCGTCTGGGCCTTCTGAAATACCTGTACAAAGAAATCAAATGAAGGAGATAATTTTCTCTCTACTTCCAGCATGCAAAGAGCCCGACCTTGATTCTGGGATTCCTTTCAAAGCAGATGCAATTATTGCTAATCCTCCAGCATATG GTCATATACATGTTGCAGAGGCTTTGAAGATaccaattcatatattttttacAATGCCGTGGAC GCCAACCAGTGAATTCCCCCATCCTTTATCTCGTGTTAAGCAGTCAGCTGGATATAGA TTATCTTATCAGATAGTTGACTCCTTGATCTGGCTAGGAATAAGAGATATGATAAATGATGTtaggaaaaaaaaactcaagcTACGCCCAGTAACATACTTGAGTGGATCACAGGGCACTGAATCTGATATTCCACATGGATATATCTGGAGTCCTCATCTTGTTCCTAAACCCAAAG ATTGGGGACCAAAGATTGATGTTGTTGGATTTTGCTTTCTTGATCTTGCGACAAATTACGAGCCACCCGAGTCTCTTTTAAACTGGCTTAAAGCTGGTCCAAAGCCTATATATATTGGTTTTGGCAGTCTT cCTGTTCAAGAACCAgcgaaaatgacaaaaataattattgagGCTTTAGAAACAACTCAGCAAAGGGGCATAATTAACAAAGGCTGGGGCGGCCTTGGTGACT TGGCAGAAGGGAAGGACTTTGTATACTTGTTGGATAATGTTCCTCATGACTGGCTTTTCTTGCAATGTTCTGCTGTG GTGCATCATGGGGGAGCCGGTACAACTGCTGCTGGCCTTAAAGCTGCG TGTCCAACAACTATCATCCCTTTCTTTGGTGACCAGCCTTTCTGGGGTGAGAGAGTCCATGCCAGAGGTGTAGGTCCTCCACCGATCCCAGTCGATGAGTTTTCACTTAAAAAGTTGGTTGATGCAATCAAATTTATGTTAGACCCGAag GTGAAGGAGCAGGCAATTGAACTTGCAAAAGCCATGCAAAATGAAGATGGGGTTAGTGGAGCAGTAAATGCATTTCTCAAACATCTATGCAGGAATCTCGAGCCTGACCGCAGATCTACAAAATCGAGCTTATTCTCAGTTCGTTCATGCTTTGGTTGTTCATAG